The genomic window TCAACAAGTAAATGAGGATACGAATAAGACCCAAGAAACGGTGGGCTCTTCTGTAGAAGAAGAGACAGAAGTATCAGCAACGGATGAGGGAGTAGAAACAGCATCTTCAGAACAGGAAAATCAGGTACAAGAAAGTCAAGCTGAGGTAACTGAGTCTTCAGTCGTTGAAGAAACGGAAGCATCTGTAGTGGAAGCGGAGCAAGAGCCAGCGAAAGCTTTAGCAGAAGTACTTTCTGCTAAAGCGGTTCAACAAGGGAAATATAATATTTATTCAGCTGGGAATTCAGCCGGTATGTTGAGTGTCACAGATGGTTCGAAAAGTAGTGGTGCTCGGGTAGAATTGAATAGACAGCTATACCATAGCCGCAGCCAGTTTGAGGCTGTTCCAGTGGATGGGACATGGTTTATCATCAAAAATGTAAATTCTGGTTTAGTACTGGATGTTCAAAATGGCTCCAAAAATAATGGAGCAGCTGTTCAACAATATAGTCACAATAATACGGATGCACAAAAATGGCAATTTGTTGATGCTGGAAATGGTTACGTTTATATCCAGTCTAAATTGGGAACAGTGCTAGACTGCACAAATGGCGGAACTGGATTTGGAACAAGAATCCAGACATACGCCTTAAATCATACCAACGCGCAGAAATGGCGTCTGGATACAAATACCGAGCCGGTTTTGAAGAATATTGCTACCGGGACCTATCAGATAACGGGGTCGGGGGTAAATAAAGTATTTTCTACCAATCATTTAACAAAAGATAATGGCGCAAAGGTATCCTTGTATTCTTCAGTATATAACAAAGCAAACGAATTTAATTTGGAAAAAACATCTGATAACTGGTACTATATTGTCAATAATTACTCCCAAAAAGCGTTGGATATAGCAGCTGGAAGTTTAGCTAATGGTGTTGCGATTCAACAGTACGCAAAAAATGGTACAGATGCACAGAAATTTAGATTTATTGATGCTGGTGGTGGCTATGTTTATATCCAGTCAAAGCTGGGAACGGTTCTTGATAGAGCAGCTGGCGGTACAGCTGACGGAACAAAAATTCAAACCTACACCTTAAATCAGACAGCTGCTCAAAAGTGGAAGCTGGAAGCACCTAAGGGACCTAGCACGGTGGCTGTTCAGGATGGTGTTCGCTATCTAGTATCGTCTAACATAAACACCAACTTAGTGTTGGATGTTACGGGCGGTGGTACTGCAAATGGAGCCAACATTCAATTGTGGACAGAAAATGCTGTAAACCAACAAAAGTTCGTCATTCGTTCAGCAGATGCAGGCTGGTATAGGTTAGTTAATGAAAGATCTGGAAAAGTCCTTGATGTTTCAAATGGAAGCGTAGCGAATAAAGCGAATGTTCAGCAATATACATGGAATAATACCGATGCCCAAAAATTTAGATTCATTGATGCTGGTGGTGGGTTGTGTTATATCCAAAGTAAATTGGGTACCTATTTAGATGTGGCGGCCGGACAAAATAAAAATGGTGCGAATGTTCAAATGTTTAGTTTAAATCGGACAAATGCGCAAAAATTCCGTTTGGATGCGCTGAATAAAACGAATTATGTCCGTACGACGATTTTGAGCAGTACAACTGCGAGAGTGACAGTCTTTAACTCAAGTGTTGCTGCTTCTTCTATGAAATTCCCAACGTGGAGTGAAACAAATGGTCAGGACGATATCAAATGGCTGAACGGTAGTAAGAGCTATGATGGTTCATGGACTGTTGTTGTCGACAGTAAAGAGTTTAAAAATGGTGGAAAGTACACTACACATGTTTATGCCAATGGAAACAAAGCATTAGGTGGCACTTCATATACCTTGGAAAAGAAAGTGGTTCAAGATGATAATGCGATTCGTCTATCCAAACCACCTCACTATTATTCACAACTAGATCCGAGTTGGAGCGGAATTACTTATGGAAGGTACAAGTTCGGACCAACCGGATGTGTACCAACGAGCATGGCAATGGTGTTAAGAGGATCTTATGGTATAAACGTGTCACCAGTTGATACGGCAAACAGAATCTATCAGTATGGGGGCTTTAATCAACAATACTACGGCTCTTCTGCAACGGATCTATTCCGTGGGATAAGGTCTTATGGAAGAAGTATCAGTAATATAAATAGCTTAAATGAACTTAATGATTATTTAGCTAAGGGATATCCAGTAATCATGTTTGTAAACGTAGGGATTGGGCATGCTGTTGTTGCACATAATTACTCGAATGGGAAAACAAATGTTTATGATCCGTATGGCAAACAATTCTATAATGGCTGGGTTTCAACAAGCACTCTTTGGAACACGCCATCTACAGACTACAATCTTGATTGGACACAGGGCAGACCTTACTTCGTTATAAAATAGACAGTAATAGATATAAGAGATGAATCGTAAGAAATTATTCATATCCTTAAGAATAGTTCGCTGTTTATAGCTTGTAACTAGTAGTATTTAGGCGTACTCATATAGAAAGATGGAGGAACATACGATGAGAAAAATAGTATCTCTATTTCTCGCTGTTTTACTGGTCGGAGTATTGTCAGGTTGTACTAAGTCTGAGAAGAAGAGTACAGATAAAACAAAAGAGACAACCTCACAAACGACACAACGCTCGGACAGTTCTACAAGTGAAGCACAGACAAGTACAACAGAGTCAATAACTGAAGTTTCTACTGTAGACGATGCTAGAAAACTAACACCTGATAAAGAAGCGTCTATTTTAAGACGAGAGCTCTATGAAGCGGGAATTAATTCAAGTGAAATGTCTGATGCAGAAATAGAAGAATATGCTGTGAAAGCAAAAGAAGAGAATCTGGATTTTATCACATATATTCAAGAAAAGGTTCTTAAATAATTACGGCTACACTTGTAATATGGATTAAAGAAAGGGCTGTGACAGAAAAAGCTGCTTCGGAAACACCGTTTATTCGGTTTTCCGGAGTTGCAGCTTACCAATGTCACAGCCTTTTTTGTGCAAAATAAGCATATCAAAGCTACTTATTTAGATAGCGTATAGAAAGTTTTTAAAAGAAAAGTAGCAGTTTTACTATAATTCAGTCATACATTATTCATAATTGGCGACTAAAATAAGAATCAAATAAAAGACTTTTCTTCAATTTCATTTTTCTCCTAAACGGCTGAAAACCTCCTCCGGTTTTCAGCCTTGTGTGTGTAATTAGAAAGAAACGAGGTTGGGACAGAAGCGGTTAGCTTCAAGCAATAAGACGGAATTTACGAAAATTGTTCCACAAATTTTTGCTAAATTTTGGCTTATTGTCGAAGAAGTTGCTTCTGACCCACCGTTTATTCGGAATTAGGCATGCTAAAAGTCCGGAAATTTATTTATGTCCCGGACTCGTTTCTTTTTTTAGTATCAATGAAAGGAGGAAGCATTGGTGCAGGTCTAGCTAGACAATCAAAGATCATCCACTTAAAGTCTGATCGAGCTTCTTCCACTTTTTTAATCGTCTATTCTTTTCTTCCCGTTTTGTTCGGCAAGTAGATCACGAATTTCTGCTAAGTAATCTTCTGCTGTTGGATCGTCTTCGACTTCTTCCACAGGCTTCTGCATTTTGTTTGCTGCTTTAACAATCAGGAACAAAACGAAAGCAGTGATAATAAATGTAATAATAGCACTGATAACAGAACCGACATTAAAATCAACGCCTCTAACATTGAAAACCATCGAGCCGAACGCATCGTCTGCACTTGTTTTTCCAGTAGTCAACACAACGATTAGACTGACAATTGGCGTAATCAGCCCTTCGACAACCTTTGTAACGATAGCTGTAAACGCGCTACCTATAACGACCCCGACAGCAAGATCAAGGACATTTCCTCGCATCATGAACTCTTTAAATTCTTTGAACATGTGATTCCCTCCTCTATATAATTCAGTATACTCAAAATTAGAATAATTTTAAACGAAAAAAGTTTGAGCGTCTAAAAGTACAGAAAGCTATGCTATAATTGTAAAGAATTACTGAATATTAAAAAAGTCTTTAAATCCTTTGGGTTGATTGAATTCCCGAGGGATATTGATTACTATAAAACAACAAAGAAAGGGCTGAGAAAATGTCAGTTAAATTAGCAAAAGGTGTTAATCTGCATGTTCTTCCGACTGAAAAATATAAAACGATACGTATTTTTATGCGTTTCAATACATTGTTAAATCGTGAAACGATTACCAAACGAACATTATTGACCAGTCTGTTGGAAACAAATAGTCTTCATTATCCAACGCAAACACAAATGAGTGAGAAATTGGCTGAGCTGTATGGTGCAAGCTTTGGCCTGAATGTAAATAAGAAAGGGAACCAGCATTGGTTGAATGTATCGATGAGTATTGTCAACGATAAGTATTTGAAGAATACCCATGTCTTGGAGGAAGCTGTTGCCTTCATCAAAGAGGTTCTTTTTTATCCGAATATTGTTGCCGATCGATTTGAGCAAGAAACCTTTGATAGAGAAAAAGAGAATACAGCTGCTTATTTGAGTAGTGTGAGTGAGGACAAGCAAGCTTACGCCGCACTTTCTCTGCAAAATCTTTATTTCGATGATTCAGAAGACCAGAAAATTCCAAGCTTTGGGACGTTGGAAGATTTGGAAAAAGAAACAGCTGAAAGCCTTGCTGAATATTATCGCCAGATGATTCAAGAGGATCAGGTGGATATTTTTGTATTGGGTGATGTGGAGGAAGCACAGATCCATTCCTTATTCTCTGCCTTGCCATTTACAGATCGTGAAGAAGGGATCGGAGATATTTTCTATAGACATACTATTGATAATATCATTAAAGAGCGTTCTGAAAGAGAAAAATTGGCCCAGTCCAAGCTGAATATCGGCTATGATACGAATGTATTTTATGGAGAAGCCTCTTATTTTGCTTTGCAGTTGTTTAATGGTATTTTCGGCGGTTTCCCACATTCCAAGCTATTCATGAATGTCCGTGAAAAAGAGAATCTGGCCTATTATGCGTCGAGTAATGTCGATACGTTCCGCGGTATGCTGAGTGTGCAGACTGGGATCGATGGGAAAAATCGTGAAAAGGTCTTACGTTTGGTCTCAGAGGAATTGGAAAATATCCGTTTAGGCAAAGTTTCAGAAGAGGAACTGCAACAGACGAAAGCTATGTTGAAAAACCAGTATTTGTTGTCGCTTGATAATGCGGGTGCAGTGTTAGAGTCTGCTTACATGGCATTTCTACTACCAGATACGTATCTGGAGCCGGAGGAATGGATTCGTCGGATGGAGGCTGTTACCGTTCAGGATATCCAAAAAGTAGCGGAACAGATAAAAATGCAGGCGATTTTCTTTTTGGAAGGGGGAGCAGAATAATGGAGAAAAAGGTATATCCTCAGATCAACGAAACT from Enterococcus sp. 9E7_DIV0242 includes these protein-coding regions:
- a CDS encoding RICIN domain-containing protein, giving the protein MKKKLMYVFLSTTLLVNYVSPMIAYGIGDEQEPPVVQQVNEDTNKTQETVGSSVEEETEVSATDEGVETASSEQENQVQESQAEVTESSVVEETEASVVEAEQEPAKALAEVLSAKAVQQGKYNIYSAGNSAGMLSVTDGSKSSGARVELNRQLYHSRSQFEAVPVDGTWFIIKNVNSGLVLDVQNGSKNNGAAVQQYSHNNTDAQKWQFVDAGNGYVYIQSKLGTVLDCTNGGTGFGTRIQTYALNHTNAQKWRLDTNTEPVLKNIATGTYQITGSGVNKVFSTNHLTKDNGAKVSLYSSVYNKANEFNLEKTSDNWYYIVNNYSQKALDIAAGSLANGVAIQQYAKNGTDAQKFRFIDAGGGYVYIQSKLGTVLDRAAGGTADGTKIQTYTLNQTAAQKWKLEAPKGPSTVAVQDGVRYLVSSNINTNLVLDVTGGGTANGANIQLWTENAVNQQKFVIRSADAGWYRLVNERSGKVLDVSNGSVANKANVQQYTWNNTDAQKFRFIDAGGGLCYIQSKLGTYLDVAAGQNKNGANVQMFSLNRTNAQKFRLDALNKTNYVRTTILSSTTARVTVFNSSVAASSMKFPTWSETNGQDDIKWLNGSKSYDGSWTVVVDSKEFKNGGKYTTHVYANGNKALGGTSYTLEKKVVQDDNAIRLSKPPHYYSQLDPSWSGITYGRYKFGPTGCVPTSMAMVLRGSYGINVSPVDTANRIYQYGGFNQQYYGSSATDLFRGIRSYGRSISNINSLNELNDYLAKGYPVIMFVNVGIGHAVVAHNYSNGKTNVYDPYGKQFYNGWVSTSTLWNTPSTDYNLDWTQGRPYFVIK
- the mscL gene encoding large conductance mechanosensitive channel protein MscL, which gives rise to MFKEFKEFMMRGNVLDLAVGVVIGSAFTAIVTKVVEGLITPIVSLIVVLTTGKTSADDAFGSMVFNVRGVDFNVGSVISAIITFIITAFVLFLIVKAANKMQKPVEEVEDDPTAEDYLAEIRDLLAEQNGKKRIDD
- the yfmF gene encoding EF-P 5-aminopentanol modification-associated protein YfmF, with the protein product MSVKLAKGVNLHVLPTEKYKTIRIFMRFNTLLNRETITKRTLLTSLLETNSLHYPTQTQMSEKLAELYGASFGLNVNKKGNQHWLNVSMSIVNDKYLKNTHVLEEAVAFIKEVLFYPNIVADRFEQETFDREKENTAAYLSSVSEDKQAYAALSLQNLYFDDSEDQKIPSFGTLEDLEKETAESLAEYYRQMIQEDQVDIFVLGDVEEAQIHSLFSALPFTDREEGIGDIFYRHTIDNIIKERSEREKLAQSKLNIGYDTNVFYGEASYFALQLFNGIFGGFPHSKLFMNVREKENLAYYASSNVDTFRGMLSVQTGIDGKNREKVLRLVSEELENIRLGKVSEEELQQTKAMLKNQYLLSLDNAGAVLESAYMAFLLPDTYLEPEEWIRRMEAVTVQDIQKVAEQIKMQAIFFLEGGAE